A stretch of Leishmania infantum JPCM5 genome chromosome 19 DNA encodes these proteins:
- the CPA gene encoding cysteine peptidase A (CPA): MARRNPFFFAIVVTILFVVCYGSALIAQTPLGVDDFIASAHYGRFKKRHGKPFGEDAEEGRRFNAFKQNMQTAYFLNAHNPHAHYDVSGKFADLTPQEFAKLYLNPNYYARHGKDYKEHVHVDDSVRSGVMSVDWREKGVVTPVKNQGMCGSCWAFATTGNIEGQWALKNHSLVSLSEQVLVSCDNIDDGCNGGLMQQAMQWIINDHNGTVPTEDSYPYTSAGGTRPPCHDNGTVGAKIKGYMSLPHDEEEIAAYVGKNGPVAVAVDATTWQLYFGGVVTLCFGLSLNHGVLVVGFNRQAKPPYWIVKNSWGSSWGEKGYIRLAMGSNQCLLKNYVVTATIDDSNTSHVPTTAA, encoded by the coding sequence ATGGCGCGCCGCaacccctttttttttgcgatAGTGGTAACTATCCTGTTCGTGGTGTGCTACGGTTCCGCTCTTATCGCCCAGACACCTCTCGGCGTCGACGACTTCATTGCCTCGGCGCATTACGGACGCTTTAAGAAGCGCCACGGCAAGCCCTTcggcgaggacgccgaggagggTCGACGCTTCAACGCCTTCAAGCAGAACATGCAGACAGCCTACTTCCTCAATGCGCACAACCCGCACGCGCACTACGACGTGTCCGGCAAGTTCGCGGACCTCACCCCGCAGGAGTTCGCCAAGTTGTACCTGAACCCCAACTACTACGCGCGCCACGGCAAGGATTACAAGGAGCACGTGCACGTCGACGACAGCGTCCGCAGTGGTGTGATGTCGGTGGACTGGCGTGAGAAGGGTGTCGTGACGCCGGTGAAGAACCAGGGAATGTGCGGCTCGTGCTGGGCCTTCGCCACCACTGGCAACATCGAAGGCCAGTGGGCTTTAAAAAACCACTCGCTGGTTTCGCTGTCGGAGCAAGTCCTCGTGTCGTGTGACAACATCGATGATGGGTGCAACGGCGGGCTGATGCAACAGGCAATGCAATGGATCATCAACGATCACAACGGCACTGTGCCCACGGAGGACAGCTACCCCTACACCTCTGCCGGCGGCACGAGGCCTCCGTGCCATGACAacggcaccgtcggcgcCAAAATAAAAGGTTACATGTCCCTGCCGcatgacgaggaggagatcgcGGCTTATGTAGGGAAGAACGGCCcagtcgccgtcgccgtcgacgcgACAACCTGGCAGCTGTACTTTGGCGGTGTGGTCACCCTCTGCTTCGGGTTGTCGCTCAACCACGGTGTGCTCGTTGTCGGCTTCAACAGACAAGCGAAACCGCCGTACTGGATCGTGAAGAACTCGTGGGGCTCCTCGTGGGGTGAGAAGGGGTACATCCGCCTTGCCATGGGCAGCAACCAGTGCTTGCTGAAGAATTACGTCGTGACGGCCACGATTGACGACTCCAACACCTCACACGTGCCGACGACAGCGGCCTAG